A section of the Virgibacillus sp. NKC19-3 genome encodes:
- the trmL gene encoding tRNA (uridine(34)/cytosine(34)/5-carboxymethylaminomethyluridine(34)-2'-O)-methyltransferase TrmL, translating to MSLHVVLFQPEIPANTGNIARTCLGTDTTLHLIHPLGFSTDDKMVRRAGLDYWKHVDIQEYDSLDELYETYPKGRFYYIENFGTNYYTDYDYSNTNEDIFFVFGRETNGIPKDLLEGKEDQCLRIHMNDKIRSLNLANSAAILIYEALRQQHFPKMH from the coding sequence GTGAGTTTACATGTCGTATTATTTCAACCAGAGATACCCGCAAATACCGGTAATATAGCAAGAACATGCCTCGGTACGGATACAACCCTTCATTTAATTCATCCACTCGGCTTTTCTACAGACGACAAAATGGTGCGTCGAGCTGGGCTGGATTATTGGAAACATGTGGACATTCAGGAGTATGATTCATTGGATGAGTTGTATGAAACGTATCCGAAAGGTAGATTTTACTATATCGAAAATTTCGGAACAAATTATTATACCGATTATGATTACAGTAATACAAATGAAGATATATTCTTTGTTTTCGGGCGTGAAACAAACGGAATTCCAAAAGATCTGTTAGAAGGGAAAGAAGATCAGTGTCTTCGTATTCATATGAATGACAAGATTCGCTCCTTGAATTTAGCAAACTCAGCAGCGATTCTTATTTATGAAGCATTAAGGCAGCAGCATTTTCCGAAAATGCATTAA
- a CDS encoding amidase domain-containing protein, with translation MEKLKDIWLDFFNEERNTDDWWTRKKTLWRKMKGEIVRIQGDAKIYRKICYENEIEYAYLLHVSYFIKQGDHFHREEQVTPYQFRLRDGEVIDHKEKLPSKPPITKQLSITPDEIQERSTHMRFSYDRLAAVQYAERWWNSYNPNYRKFDVDCTNYVSQCVRAGGAPMRGIPNREQGWWYQDDNWSFSWAVAHSLRWYLSGSEEGLQGKEVENAEALRPGDIICYDFEGDGRFDHNTIVVAKDSYGMPLVNAHTDNSRNRNWSYEDSTAWTPDIQYKFFQIGE, from the coding sequence GTGGAAAAATTAAAGGATATATGGTTGGATTTTTTTAACGAAGAGCGAAATACAGATGACTGGTGGACGCGGAAGAAGACGTTGTGGAGAAAAATGAAAGGTGAGATTGTTCGGATCCAGGGAGACGCGAAAATTTATCGGAAAATCTGTTATGAAAATGAAATAGAATATGCATATTTACTACATGTGTCCTATTTCATTAAACAGGGTGACCATTTTCATCGGGAGGAACAGGTAACCCCATACCAATTCCGTTTGCGTGATGGGGAGGTAATAGATCATAAAGAGAAGTTGCCATCTAAGCCGCCAATAACAAAGCAATTATCAATCACACCAGATGAAATTCAGGAAAGATCAACACATATGCGATTTTCTTATGATCGCCTTGCTGCGGTGCAATATGCGGAGCGTTGGTGGAATAGTTATAATCCGAATTATAGGAAATTTGATGTGGATTGTACAAATTACGTGTCGCAGTGTGTGCGTGCTGGAGGCGCGCCAATGCGTGGTATTCCAAATAGAGAACAAGGCTGGTGGTATCAAGATGATAATTGGAGTTTTAGTTGGGCGGTTGCGCATTCTTTGAGATGGTATTTAAGCGGGTCTGAAGAAGGGCTGCAGGGGAAAGAAGTTGAAAATGCGGAAGCGCTACGACCGGGAGATATCATTTGCTATGATTTCGAAGGGGATGGTCGCTTTGATCATAATACGATTGTTGTTGCAAAGGATTCATATGGTATGCCGCTCGTTAACGCACATACCGACAATAGTCGAAATCGCAACTGGTCTTATGAGGATTCAACGGCATGGACGCCCGATATACAGTATAAGTTCTTTCAAATAGGTGAGTAG
- a CDS encoding 2-oxoglutarate dehydrogenase E1 component: MALNEESSERFWGQFNGPNMGYVEEQYDLYKEDPEKLDTSTREMFDKYGAPDWLHQSSSNQSLSKKTSKNDVKKLTSAMKLVEAIRRYGHLEADIYPVGLQKDRKSELVDPKKYGLNDEDLKNIPAEWLWEKAPSNIENGLDVINEFKKYYTGTITYEYDHVNNNEERKWLLELIEAGEARLDLSDEDKQQLLERLAHVEGFEEFLQKTFVGQKRFSIEGLEAMVPMLDQIVKYATADKIENIMMGMAHRGRLSVLAHVLGKPYDKIFSEFHHSPDKELMPSEGSMGINHGWTGDVKYHLGATKDVNETETATRITLAHNPSHLEFVNPVVEGFARAAQDDRSEKGYPVRDESKAFGVLIHGDAAFIGEGIVAETLNLSGLPGYTTGGTLHIIANNLVGYTTNQKDGRSTRYASDLAKGFEIPIIHVNADDPIACISAIRIGYEYRKKFHKDFLIDLVGYRRYGHNEMDEPRSTQPKLYQDIDNHPTAVNVFANVLEEKGILNKEGYQGIKDKVGNDLHEIYKSMKENENGQPEAEAIPKALLNGIDQFETAVPLDQLKALNKGLMKRPEGFNSFRKVDKILKRRENALEDGNKADWGTGESLAYASILQDGIPIRLTGQDTERGTFAHRHLVLHDTENNNEYSPLHGLDEVNASFDIRNSPLSEAGVVGFEYGYSVQSPNTLVIWEAQFGDFANAAQVIFDQFISAARAKWGEKSNMVLLLPHGYEGQGPEHSSARLERFLQMAAENNWIVANVTSSAQFFHLIRRQAAMRGREEARPLVLMTPKSLLRNQRVGSVAEEFTNGKFLPLRAQPNLNVNKENVTRLLIGSGKVMVDIEEEMDHSEEKMDWMQILRLEQIYPFPKKQLETELKDLPNLKEIVWVQEEPKNMGSWDFVDDYLRDLLQEGQTLRYIGRPNRASPAVGVPNVHKTEQSQLIQKALNPSKGGETSERN, translated from the coding sequence GTGGCACTGAATGAGGAATCCAGTGAGAGATTCTGGGGACAGTTTAATGGACCAAACATGGGGTATGTAGAGGAACAATATGATTTGTATAAGGAGGATCCGGAAAAACTCGACACCTCTACAAGAGAAATGTTCGACAAATATGGCGCGCCTGATTGGCTGCATCAATCTAGTAGCAATCAAAGTCTATCTAAAAAAACTTCAAAAAATGATGTTAAAAAGCTAACCTCTGCAATGAAACTTGTTGAGGCTATTCGACGTTATGGACATTTAGAGGCGGATATTTATCCGGTAGGTCTTCAAAAGGATAGAAAATCCGAGTTAGTTGACCCGAAAAAGTATGGATTAAATGATGAAGATTTAAAAAACATACCAGCAGAATGGTTATGGGAAAAAGCGCCAAGCAATATTGAAAACGGTTTGGATGTTATTAATGAATTTAAGAAATATTATACGGGGACGATAACCTACGAATATGACCATGTGAATAATAATGAAGAACGCAAATGGTTGCTGGAATTAATTGAAGCTGGGGAAGCTAGGTTGGATTTGTCTGATGAAGATAAGCAACAATTACTTGAGCGTCTTGCGCATGTGGAAGGTTTTGAAGAATTTCTGCAAAAAACATTTGTTGGACAAAAGCGTTTTTCTATTGAAGGACTGGAAGCAATGGTACCAATGCTTGATCAGATTGTAAAGTACGCAACTGCAGATAAAATTGAAAATATCATGATGGGAATGGCACATCGTGGCCGTTTGTCCGTCCTTGCTCATGTTCTGGGAAAACCATATGACAAAATATTCTCTGAATTCCATCACTCTCCGGATAAGGAATTAATGCCTTCTGAAGGATCGATGGGGATAAATCATGGTTGGACCGGAGATGTGAAATATCATCTAGGGGCAACAAAGGATGTTAATGAGACGGAAACAGCAACACGTATTACATTGGCGCATAACCCGTCACACTTGGAATTTGTAAATCCAGTTGTTGAAGGGTTTGCACGTGCAGCACAGGATGATCGCTCTGAAAAGGGTTACCCCGTGCGCGATGAAAGTAAAGCATTTGGAGTATTGATTCATGGAGACGCTGCGTTTATTGGAGAGGGTATCGTAGCTGAGACTTTGAATCTGAGTGGATTGCCTGGCTATACAACCGGAGGAACACTTCATATAATTGCAAATAATCTGGTTGGCTATACAACAAATCAGAAAGATGGACGTTCCACACGTTATGCAAGTGATTTAGCCAAGGGATTTGAAATTCCGATCATTCATGTAAACGCTGACGATCCAATAGCCTGTATATCTGCGATTCGAATTGGCTATGAATACAGGAAAAAATTTCATAAGGATTTTCTTATTGATTTAGTTGGTTATCGTCGTTATGGTCATAATGAAATGGATGAGCCAAGATCTACACAACCAAAGCTCTATCAGGATATTGATAATCACCCTACAGCAGTGAATGTTTTTGCTAACGTATTGGAAGAAAAAGGCATCCTTAATAAAGAAGGATACCAAGGCATAAAAGATAAGGTTGGGAATGATCTTCATGAAATATACAAAAGCATGAAGGAGAATGAAAACGGGCAACCTGAGGCAGAAGCTATTCCGAAAGCATTGTTAAATGGAATTGATCAATTTGAAACAGCTGTACCGCTTGATCAATTAAAGGCCTTAAATAAGGGGTTAATGAAGCGACCGGAAGGGTTTAATAGCTTTCGAAAGGTAGATAAAATTCTTAAGCGTCGTGAGAATGCGTTGGAAGATGGCAACAAAGCAGACTGGGGTACAGGAGAATCATTGGCCTATGCGTCTATTTTACAGGACGGGATTCCCATTCGCTTGACAGGTCAGGATACGGAAAGAGGAACCTTTGCACATCGTCATCTTGTATTGCATGATACAGAAAATAATAATGAATATAGTCCACTGCACGGATTGGATGAAGTAAATGCGTCATTTGATATTCGCAACAGCCCATTATCCGAGGCAGGTGTAGTAGGATTTGAATACGGGTATAGTGTTCAATCACCAAACACATTGGTTATTTGGGAAGCACAATTTGGAGATTTTGCTAATGCTGCTCAAGTTATCTTTGACCAATTTATTTCTGCCGCTCGTGCAAAATGGGGAGAGAAGTCAAATATGGTCTTGTTACTACCGCATGGTTATGAAGGACAAGGACCGGAACACTCCAGTGCGCGATTGGAACGTTTCCTGCAAATGGCTGCAGAAAATAATTGGATTGTCGCAAATGTCACATCATCTGCACAATTTTTCCATTTAATTCGCAGACAGGCAGCAATGCGTGGACGTGAAGAGGCGAGACCATTGGTATTAATGACACCGAAAAGTTTGCTTCGTAACCAACGTGTTGGATCGGTAGCAGAAGAATTCACAAATGGTAAGTTTCTCCCATTACGCGCGCAGCCAAACTTGAATGTTAACAAAGAGAATGTTACACGCTTACTTATTGGGAGCGGTAAAGTAATGGTGGATATCGAAGAGGAAATGGATCATTCAGAGGAAAAGATGGATTGGATGCAGATATTACGTCTGGAACAAATTTATCCATTCCCGAAAAAGCAATTAGAAACAGAACTGAAAGATTTACCGAATTTGAAAGAAATCGTTTGGGTACAAGAAGAACCGAAAAATATGGGCAGCTGGGATTTCGTTGATGATTATTTAAGAGATCTCCTGCAAGAAGGCCAAACCTTGCGATATATCGGTCGTCCCAATCGTGCATCGCCTGCAGTTGGTGTACCGAATGTTCATAAAACAGAACAAAGTCAATTAATCCAAAAAGCACTCAACCCATCAAAAGGAGGAGAAACCAGTGAACGAAATTAA